In Brachybacterium fresconis, the genomic stretch AACGGCATCACGGTGACCGCGTCCGAGAAGTTCTCCCAGCGCAGCTCCGTCGGGAACAGCGTGGGCGGGAACTGGGCGAGCTCCTCCGGCGTCTTCAGCGCGGAGATGATCATCCAGTACACGGGCAGGGAGAACAGGACCAGGACCACGAGCATGACCAGGCGTGAGATCCACGCGCTGACCGCTGTGGGACGCGAGCCGTCGGCATTGCGCCCGTAGTTGGAGCGGGACTTCAGCTTCGGCGCATTGCCGAGATTCTTCGTCCCGGAGTCGAGTGTATTGAGAGCCATGGTTTCTACCTCAGTTCCTCAGCCGGCCGACACGTCGTAGTTCACGAACCGGCGCGAGAGCCAGTAGATGAGTCCGGCCAGCAGCATGCCGAACAGGAACAGCAGCACTGCCAGAGCCGAGGCGAAGCCGAGCTGCCCGTAGGAGAAGGCGTTGCGCCAGAGGTACAGCATGTAGAACAGGGTCGAGTTGTCCGGACCGCCGTCGGTCATGATGAACGCCTCGGTGAACACCATCATGGCGCCGGAGACTCCCGTGATCAGGTTGAACAGGATCGTGGGAGTCAGCAGCGGGACGGTGATCGCGAAGAACTGACGGAAACGGCTCGCGCCGTCGATCCGGGCGGCCTCGTAGAGGGTCTCCGGGATGTTCCGCAGGCCGGCGAGATAGATCAGGGCCGCATTGCCGGCGCCGAGCTGGGCCATCACGATCATGACGATCTTCGCGTAGCGGGGATCGCCCAGCAGGTTCGTGGCCGGCATCCCGAACAGTCCCAGGAACTGGTTGACGATGCCGTACTGGGGATTGACGAACACGATGAAGATGAACGACAGCGCGAACATCGGGATCAGCGAGGGCAGGTACAGCAGCGTCCGGTAGAGCGCGACCTCGCGGACGTTGCGGTTCATCGCCAGGGCCAGCAGCAGTGCCACCACGAGCCCGATCGGGACCGCGAGGAGCATGTAGTAGACGGTGTTGCCCACTGCGGTATGCAGCAGCGGATCGACGAAGGCCGCGATGTAGTTCTGGAACCCGATGAACGTCGGGGACTGCATGCCCGAGTACTGGGTCAGGCTGATCACGAAGGAGTAGACCAGCGGGTAGACCACGAAGACCGCGACCCCGATGATCCAGGGCGAGATGAACAGCAGGCCCACCCGGAGGTTGCGCTTCTCCCGCCCGGTGAGCTTCCGCTTGCCCGATCTCCCTCCCGTCGTGCCGTCACGGGCCCCTGGCCCGCTGCGCGCAGTGAGGTCAGCGGCGGAGCCGGATGTTCCGGTTCGGGGGGTGTCCGCCGCGACGGCGTTGCTGGCGCTCATCGCTCTCCCTTCGGGTACGTACCGCGCCGCCCTCGGTGCGGTGAAGCGGGAGCAGTAGGCGTCGGTGCCTCGCGGATCCGTGGGGAGAAGGGGCCGCGTCGTCCCGTGTGAGGTAGGTTACTCACACCGATGGACATATGCAATAACCGCTTAAGCACTCGCGTCGGCGGTCGGAGGGAGGCCCCGTGCGCGGCTCATCGATGACGGACATCGGCGCGTTCAACGAGAAGCTCGTCCTGCAGACGATCCGCAGCGCCCCGGACGGGATCGGTCAGGCGGAGGTGGTCCGGCGCAGCCAGCTCTCCCGCCAGGCGGTCTCGCTGATCGCCCGGCGCCTGCTGGCCGACGGGCTGGTGGAGCAGGCGGGCACGCGGATCTCCGGGCCCGGCAAGCCGCACACGCTGCTACGGGTGGTCGCCGACGCCCGGCTCGCCATCGGCGTGCATCTGGACCCGGCGCACATCGCCGTGGTGATCTGCGATCTCGCAGCGCGCCCGGTGGCTCGCACGACGCTCGCGCCGCCGACGGAGGATCCGCGCGCGGATCTCGAACGGGTCGCCGGGGCGATCGCGGAGCTGAGCCGCTCGCTGGGGGCGAGCGGACCGGTGCCGGGGGAGGGGGAGGCAGTGCTGTCGACCCATCGTCGCCTGCTGGGGATCGGGATCGCGGCCCCGGCGGGACTCGACGCCGACGCCGGGATCCTGCGCAATCCCCCGTGGATCCCGGGGTGGCGGGACGTGCCGGTGGTCGATGCGCTCAGCGCCGTCACCGGATTGCCCGCGACGCTGGACAAGGACACCAACGCCGCGCTGACCGGGGAGATCTGGACGCGGCACCTCGATGCCGCGCAGACGATCCTGTACCTGTACGTCGGGCACGGGGTGGGATCGGCGGTCAGCGGAGGAGGCCGGGTCCACCGCGGCGGCAGCACCCAGGCGGGGGAGATCGGCCACCTGCCCATCGGCCGGGCCGATCGGATCTGCAGCTGCGGCCGTCACGGGTGCCAGAGCCTGTACACCGATGCGCACGTCCTGGTCGCCGCCGCCCGCGAGGCAGGGATCGCGATGTCGGGGAAGGTGGGGACGACGGCGGCGCTCCACGCCCTTGCGACCGCCGCGGCGGACGGCTCCGAGGCGGCGCGGGCGATCATCGGCTCCCATGCGAGTGCGCTCGGAGAGGCGATTCTGATCCTGGCCGGGGTGCATGATCCGCAGCGGATCATCATCGGCGGGCCCACCTGGCCCGCACTGCGCGACGTCGGCGAGGCGGAGGTGCGCCGGGTGCTCGGGGACTGGCTGG encodes the following:
- a CDS encoding carbohydrate ABC transporter permease produces the protein MSASNAVAADTPRTGTSGSAADLTARSGPGARDGTTGGRSGKRKLTGREKRNLRVGLLFISPWIIGVAVFVVYPLVYSFVISLTQYSGMQSPTFIGFQNYIAAFVDPLLHTAVGNTVYYMLLAVPIGLVVALLLALAMNRNVREVALYRTLLYLPSLIPMFALSFIFIVFVNPQYGIVNQFLGLFGMPATNLLGDPRYAKIVMIVMAQLGAGNAALIYLAGLRNIPETLYEAARIDGASRFRQFFAITVPLLTPTILFNLITGVSGAMMVFTEAFIMTDGGPDNSTLFYMLYLWRNAFSYGQLGFASALAVLLFLFGMLLAGLIYWLSRRFVNYDVSAG
- a CDS encoding ROK family transcriptional regulator, which translates into the protein MRGSSMTDIGAFNEKLVLQTIRSAPDGIGQAEVVRRSQLSRQAVSLIARRLLADGLVEQAGTRISGPGKPHTLLRVVADARLAIGVHLDPAHIAVVICDLAARPVARTTLAPPTEDPRADLERVAGAIAELSRSLGASGPVPGEGEAVLSTHRRLLGIGIAAPAGLDADAGILRNPPWIPGWRDVPVVDALSAVTGLPATLDKDTNAALTGEIWTRHLDAAQTILYLYVGHGVGSAVSGGGRVHRGGSTQAGEIGHLPIGRADRICSCGRHGCQSLYTDAHVLVAAAREAGIAMSGKVGTTAALHALATAAADGSEAARAIIGSHASALGEAILILAGVHDPQRIIIGGPTWPALRDVGEAEVRRVLGDWLEDTAGVLESSHLGDDVGAIGAASLFLEQELAPGTGAPVGT